From Amaranthus tricolor cultivar Red isolate AtriRed21 chromosome 4, ASM2621246v1, whole genome shotgun sequence:
ttattacatCCGTGGAAATTTATCtagtaaaattaattaaacagctaaagaataaaataaaataaaagtaacatttacatttttaaaagGCAAGtttattatcaaacttttaaACATTAAGTTTGAAAAACGACTGTATTAGAGTtagaacaatgtgtttcaaactccaatattaccaagatcgagtgtatgaagttttagtgacaaacaaattacgctaccaaagatatcaatgtttgtaggagaaaataaagcaataaaacgacacaaagatttaacgaggttcacccaactaaggctacgtcctccaatgtgtagtatctcttatattatcaaaggagttcaaagaactctcaaatatggagaattacaatagagaagagatataggctagtgtttggcttggggtgtatttgtggATTTCTTAcaatgtgagtatgagagctctatatatagtactagatacaagaatatcaatagctctcCTGAATACAACATTAATAtagggtaatgaataatatgaaataactccaagaacttgaaaggtcgaaaaacagcatcccatgcacatcagaggatccgctcgaccggatcagagagctcgctcggtcgagcgagcatcagctccattctggagcattctgtctgaccgctcgacctaccaatatggctcgctcggtcgagcagcctggtcgagcggcacttcagatagcttctgacagtattgctcgacttgcatagtagagcatcttgaatcaacctttccacttcttcattaagtcccataactcttacacttcattaccttattaatccatacttaatcaccatcataaatcaatcatcaaaaccaaacttaatacacccacattaacacattcatgggattccatcccaaaggtcacacatgaatacacctcatcaaatgtgcactcaagtcacaccaatcacaacaAAGTTTAATAAGTTTTTGAGTAaattatgtttaaaaatcagaatcaaactaaaaaaattaaaataaaaaattgaatttttctcatattcatattttttttattgagtaGGTGAAGGTAGAAAATGGGATACTTCATGTATCaggaaagaagaagaagcaGATGATCGGAGAACCGACAAATAAAGAAGGAGTGAAAGTTATACGGATAGAAAGACGAAGAGCAAGGTATATGAGGAAATTTATTTTGCCAGACGATGCCTTTTCTCAAGATGTTAAGGCCACTTACAAAGATGGTGTGCTCTCCATTACTGTTGTTAAGAATAAGTTGTCCACAACTATTGAACCTATTCATGATCATTCCGAACTTAATTCCCTCCTTACCAATGTTTCCATCTCTTaatacattttttaattttataatttaacctattttccatcactttgaaattaaatttatttttcgaATAATTTTGAATAATCTTATTAGTTCATTGATTGTGTTTGTTAAAAATGTAATGCGTATAACACCTTATTTATTTGTAATTGTAAAGTGATTTATAAAATTGTTGATCGTGTAAGTTGAAATTCTACGTATGTTTATGTTTTAGGTATCTTTATTACTTTTGTGACTTTTATCAAACATATATACTACCTCCCTTTGAAATACTTGAAATTCTACGTTAGTATTTTGGTAATGTATGTTAtttgagtttattttatatatatatggctAATGTATAAAAAAGAATCTAGTCAAGTGAGATattgtttaaatcgtctaattacATATCTTTAtggtattaatttttataagttttactctagatataaataataaaaataacacattaaattacgtaataaaataaaaagtagaaaGTATAATAATGCGGAAGAAGTATATAATCTAGATCATATGAAATAGAAGCATCTATCTTGCTTTCACATTGTTGAGAATGAACCAAGAATAAAAGCTCACCCTTTTCTTTATCCCCACAtcattcaaacaaataaatttaaaaaactcTTCTAAATATAGCAAATAAACAGATAAATTATACATAAGAATGGTCATGGGTCGAATTTGGATTGAGTCTAATCAgatttgatattaatttttgGTGGATTTTGACCCAGAAACGCCAAATCTGATGGGTCTAGAGTCCTAAACAGGTTCTGAATgggttttaatttaattatttattttctaactttcttttgcattttaaagattttattagtattaaaatgagtcttgaattatatataaatataaattgagtgcagaaaaaaaaaaaaggtttagaATGAAATTGACATGGATTTTGGATTGTAGAATAGGTCGCGTCTAGAGCGGGTTTGGCGGGTTTGAAATGGATTTTGAACGGGTCAGGATCTTAAATGGGTCCAAAGagattaaagaataaaaatataaaatagtgtaTCAAGAAGTGTGTAAAACCAAATGAAACATTTGATTAGAGTATGACTTTCGATAGCTTCACGCGTAGGCAGCTGCTTTTGCTTCTTCATGTTTGAATCCTTGTATTCATCCGATTCTTTCCTCCTCCGCTATTAGCAACCTGTTTATCATCATTTTGAATCATCAGAGATTAATTATTTATGACTCACTTTTAACTAAAAATATGGAGTCATATGATTTGGTGCTACTGAAAGAACAACACAATGGAATACAAACAGCAGAGCAATTGTTAAACTAAGTCAAATACCTTAATAATCACCCGGTAGACAATTATTAGACAATTATTAAGCTGACTTTGATTCAGTTTAATACTCATCCGTTGTTACTAATAACGGACAATATTTCATCTCAAATTTAGGTAAAAGACATTTATTTGGCAAATTATCTTGCTCCagcgcttacttttggaatttttttattataaaaagattACTTTTTTCTATTTTCGAGTATATCATAGGAAAAAGGCATAGGGGGACATGCATGTTTATTGTTGGAACTTAAACTAATTCAATTACTCAGAACTTATTGCACCATGAAggaacagaagcaacaatacATCAAATAGGGTGATTTACATGAATACACTGACTGACCCACACCATACATCAAATCTAGAAAAAGCCAGTCGAAAAATACTTGATCATCAAGCTTAGTACAAATCGAAACTGGTTTTTCGTTCTAAACCTGGAAATCCCTCCGACTAGCAGCACGTTACCGTCACAAGCGAGTTGCTCACGCGGAACAGGCTTTACACCCAGTTCTGACCTCATTTTTACCGTCTCACCAAGCTGGGTGCTTCATATAAAAGGCGGTCATTTCTAAGCTCGGAAAAAACTCAGAAAGAAAGAGTAGAAGTTTTAAAAGTCTTGTAATCTCCTTGGTGAGGAATCTCTCTATGATTCAGGATGATTTCTACTCTTTTGAACTATGGCTGGTacagatttctctgaaaaatcGAAACTGCTTGCAGCATTAAACACGTTTGCGATTtcaattatagtagattcaATTGCAGGTGATGTTGGATGAACATATTCCGGAAGAGAAGGCAGGCACTGGGGAATGAATTCAGTCTTCTTATGTGTAGGAGCGTAGAAGGTAAGTACTGCTCGACAAAATATAAATCTGTATCATGGAAAAGAAACATCAGTAAGATTAATGTCTTTGAACATCGAAAAAATGACGATTATTCGTTGTCAAAGACCAGAAAAGTCTGAACAGATGGTTTTACATACCTAAGAAGGAGGCGCCGAAGGAATGGATCGCAATAAACTTGGGCCCAAACAGGATCAAGAGCACCTGATGTAGCCAACGTCAACCCCCATTCATTCATAGAAGAAGAAAGAAGCTCGTTTGCAGTTTCAAAGACATCCTGAGtcataaaataagattataagctttgtttaaaaataatgcGCCATGAGCAGGTAAGTTAAAACATTTACCATTTGAATATCAGACCCAGAAAATCCAAGCAGGAAGCAGAATGCCTGGATTGGAGCTGTGAGGAAGATGGTAAACAGACTCCCGTTTATATGCCAAGACCACTCGCCGGAAGAAGTAGGCGGTGAAAACCATGGAGACAGGAGCATTGCAGCTGGTTCTCCTTTTTCTGATCCACTTATAATCTACAACATTTTAAAAGAAAGGTCAATGTGGTGAACGTGAACCAGTCAATGATTACACTGGAATAACCCCTATCAGTTTAGCAGACAATACAAATGTACGGAGCAACTCTAGGTTAATAACTTTTATTTGCGGACTTGGCAAATCACACCCATGTGGGGGGACTTGATAGGgtgacatttttttaaattgtaattcATTTGTGTTTTGcttattttattagtatgttttttgtcttttatgatGATTTAAAATTACAGTTATTGATTAGGATTTTCTACAAATGTAcatcaacaaaagaaatatacCCATGATTTAACACCATTATTGcatacaacaaacaacaatcatcctcatcctcatcatcttcatccCAGTGAGTCCCGTGCAAGACTAATCTGAGAGGATGGGAAAGAAGGTAGACCAATACCTTCATCATGAAGAGGTCGCGATCCAAACACAACAAAATCTATAATTACGAAGGTGAACCAGATCAAAGACCGTCAGCCAGAGAGGGAGAGAGAGCTTTTGAGTTTCCCTCGTAAATTTGAAACCAGATCGTGGCAATAGAATCACACAATTGGCCCTATCTATAATCCACATCAAGTTTTCAAATAGACACCTGTAACTCAGGAAAGTTTTCccggataaaaaaaaaatcaaaggtaAACCAGTAGTATCATTAATACGTAGGAGCTCAGAGACTTTACCTTGAAAGATGTACTGCTTTCACTgtcaataataatgaaaagtgGCCTTCTTGTAAATGGAAGCAAGTCAGATGGGTAAATGAAATTTGAACCTGAAAAGAAGATTGAACTAATAGATGAGCctcgacttaaaaaaaatatttatttcttatatGAAAAAATGCATAACAGTATCCTGCTTCTAGTCGTCTTTTCTACCACTCACTACTAGCTTTCAGTGTACTTTATTTACCAAGTATTCTAATCATAGTAGCTGATACTAGTATATTACATGTTCATTAGATTTTATatctattaaataaaataatgagaTACTTTTCACGCCTCTACACCAAAAACCCCAGCCACAAACTTCGAATCTGGCATCCCAGTCATTTGTGTTGAGGACTACATAAAACTTAAATAACGACGCTTTTGAAATGAGGGAAAGCAAGAGTAAAGTCACCCAAAAGAAACTTTACATTTGCATATTTATCATGTATCTAGTACCTTCATTTCCACGGGACCCAATATGTATGCAATCTAGGTGGTTACTAAAGAAACCTTCATAGCCTGGGATAGATAAATGGCTTAGGTCATCAGTTACATGAGTTTCATGCAAGAAAGTCTGAGGAGTCTTGACATTGTTATCGGGACCAAGACGACTGACAGGACCAGAGGAGGACGAGAAAACCGGTCCACTTTTCCCTGATACATTCAAATTATGTAAGAGAAAGTATTATCCATACCTTGTAACACATGGAAAATAATAAAGCAGGGTAAAGACATTATTTACCATAACAACCTGACAAATATATGAGGAGAACACCATCAGGCGGAAGGTCATCGCAAACTGAGGCCAGAATCTGCACCAAGTACTATTAGCCTAAGTTGCTACCTACATTAAGCTTATATACGAAACTGATAGAGATGAAGGAAAGGAGCACCGCAAAGTTCAAAAACTAATTACAAGACGTTATTTTTGAATGGTCCTTGTTTGCAAACATGATTtgtaacttcacataaataaaaatcactTTCAAAAATTAATTCACTAATGAAAATCCAAAATCTAGTTAACCTTCATCTTTCTCTTAGCAGTTGCAAgagaaaaacataaaatcaatcCAGAGTAAATTAACAATGTTTTTTCTAGAACCAGAATAAACAGTTTGCTACACATACCGCAATATAATGTGTCACGGATGGGCGGTAAAGGACAGCTTTCCGTGGATTAGCCGGCAAGGTTGGATCAAAAATATCTTGTGTGGGGCTATGGCCAATAGCTTTTGTTGTTCCATTTGGACCTGAACCACCTACCGAGTCATAGAATACTCCAGAAGGCTCCCATTCCAGAGTCTGGAGCATTCTGTAAGTGTCCAAGGTAACCTCTGAGAATTTCACCTGCATATTGTGAACGCTAAAACACGTAAAAGACAATGAATCAACCTTGATGGTCAAGATCTATAGGATCAGTAAGTAACCTAATTGCCTGTTCGCCAAATGATAATAATTGGCGGTACTGAGATGAATATTTCGTGTTATTGTACATGGAAAGCCCAATGCTTAAGTCAATGGTAATGATACTTAATccctaaaaatgtttttttaatgtattttcaTTCCAACTTAACACCCATCTTCTCGTTTGGAAATGGATGGATCAAAACTTTGTGAAGAAACGATGTCTTCACATTTTGCATTATGCTCCGACTTGGCACTTTACCTTGGCACTTAAGACCACATTTTGCATCTATATCCAATACTTAAACAGAGACCACCTAAGGACACGTGTCACTGATGAGTTTAGTTCCCGCCCAAAAACTAGAGTACTAAATACGCTATTACCTCAAATAGCCTTTAATATCTAAATTATCTACTATAATAATCCCTACAATTAAGGAATTAATTACTGCAGCATTACTGACTTTCTATGTCTCATTAAACTAATTATCACAATTTTTGAAGATCATTACAACTTGTGATTGAAGATTACTTCTatctttttctcataaaaattCCCTATCTTTCTTCCATTCTCATATctaaaaaattgggttttttatttttaattatctctctatagattttttgggtttagcTAATTCGAACCAAAGAGAGAAGTAAAGCATGTAACTAATCTCGATGAATAGGCCATATATCCTGCACTAgtctatttttatcttttattttcttaaatattttatttattgatttttgatatcATCATTTTTCTATGCATGTGAATGATTTatctataaatttaaattttaattgctttttattgttattattttgattgttcAAACCTGGATatctttttttctaatttagcaaattttaatttctttattcaaATGGAAGGGAAGTAACTCGTGTTTAGAGATGGACGAAATCTACAGAAAAGTAATGAAACTTGAGAAGGATTGACAATAACAATCGTGATATTGTTTCCTAATAACTAGAGTACTGAATACGCTATTATCTCAAATAGCCTTTAAAATCTAGAATATCTACTAATAATCCCTACAATCAAGGAATTAATTACTGCAGCATTACTGAATTTTTATGTCTCATTAAGTTAATTATCACATTTTTTGAAGATCATTGCAAATTGTGATGGAAGATTACTTCTatctttttctcataaaaattCCCTATCTTTCTTCGATTCTCATTTCTGAAAAAttgggttttttatttttaattatctctctctatagattttttaggtttAGCTAAATCGAACCAAAGAGAGAAGTAAAGCATGTAAACAATCTCGATAAATGGGCCATATCTCCTGCATTAgtctatttttatcttttattttcttaaatattttatttattgatttttgatatcATATTTTTTCTATGCATGTGaatgatttatttataaatttaaattttaattgctttttattgttattattttgattgatcAAACCTGGAtctcttttttttctaatttagcAAATCTACAGAGAATTAATTAAACTTGAGAAGGATTGACAATAACAATCGTGATATTGTTTCCTAAtactaaaatctaaaattttattttcctgataggaaaaaaatgaacaagataCAAAATTAGAATTCAATCATTTGATTATTACctaacataaattttaaatttttaccaaTATGTATTAATGAATGATCAATCATATATAGTTGTTTCATGGGTCAAAAGTAAGCAAAAATTAAAGATTTTAATATGTGatgattatgataatatttatactttaaCATACAATATCGTATACAAAAAAGTGGTTCAATATTTATAGTTGATAAAAGTTGTTATAAATGTATCCATTTCACTAGGTTTATGTAtcgtttaactttatttttccgTCGTAATGTATATTATGGTACACAAACCTATATTTCAAATTGCgtatcaatattatttttttaattcatctgtttttgatattttttatttatttagtaaagATATATGttaaatatgataaaatatttaataacttgTGCTTAGCACGGGCAATCACCTAGTTATGCTTAACACATAGTATAGAATGCTTTAGAACCATTTGGTTACTCATAAAAGTTCAATGAATGCAACTCAAATCAATTACTTCATGACTCTAATGTATGATATAGTAAGTGTAAGGTCATACCAGGTAGATGTGAAGTCACCCAACACAAACTCCTAATCCTCCATAATCTTattcttttattcttttattaaatACTTCCTCGTTTTTTAATGACTACACTTGAATATTAAACATTGATCAGTCAatcttattttataatatcaaatgtgtaaaagaaaaacatattcaagtagcatcttgtttgattcgtctcgatgCATATTTAAATCATATcaatgttttataatttttaattatgcacatttAAAGATATGTCTGTTAAAATAGTGCATAGGATAGTGTAAAAATTGAAAGTGTAATCACTAAAAAACAGCAAAGAAAGTAGtttcaataaaaaaagaagtaaaCAAGTCCAAATAAAGATTTGGACACTTCCCAAACGTGTCCGCGAGTCCTAGAAATTAGAACTTGTTGAGTCTGACAGTTGGATCCATACCCGAATCAAACCCATACCCAAGTTTGAGCATCACTTCTCACATAGTTGAACAGTGCATACCATAAATATTGACACAAGACTTTCCTAGCAAAAGAACACTTACAAGTTAAAATGCATTCGTATTActaacatatattatattagCAACATATATTACCGGCTAACAAACAAACCATTGGTACAAAACCTAATGCTTCCTTCTGAAATACAATCCTTTAAGACAATATTCACTGAACACACATACAGCAAATGGACAAAGACGAGAAAGTCGGTCTAACCTCATTAGGATGATAGCTACTTAGCACTGCATCtcgtaattttaaatttctctttgGGTTTTGTGAAACAACATGTGGCAGAGTGTCTGGATGAGGATCAAGAACAAGACTGTATCTCAGCGGCCTTATGTTCAAAAAATTGGTGTCAGCTTTCAGAAATTTAACGATTTCTTGGACAACCAGCTTCCATTCTCTGAAGTTAACTTCCTGGAAATTAGAATGTGGATGTCATGCAACTTATCAGTTATCACCAACAAccttatgctaaaaatacaTCCTTTGATAGAATAGGTGATATTTAGTAGACAAGGATACATCACGAGTTAAAGAAAGGTATATAAGCTTCTAAAAGACGCAAGATGCCAACCAAGTCACTTGAACTTTTACAAAATGGTTACATATGAGACTTTAGAGTAATCAGAACAGTTCAACAATGAAACAACATTCACCTTCTTAAATATAAAGCAAAATCATCCGATGTTTAGCTCGGCTTATGTAAATGTACCAGAAATCTAAAGTGGTTCACATTTCACAGCATCATTCAAAAAATTTCACAATGCACAACTTAGCTGTAGGCTGTCAAATCAAacatatcaatgaaaaatatatacTGATCTCCACTCCATTAAATTCCAAACCTTTCATGATCTAAATATATTCTTGCTCTACCATGCAAGATTTCCACTTCATATTCTGCCTTCAACTAATCTCCACTTGAGAAGCACTTGCTAATTGCTTTGTTTTTGGTGTATAAGGGTCTCATGTCAAGACAGGGGCAGCCATCATTCCCAAAAGACATTAATTCTGTCCTATTCCAATAATCCATCACCCAACAAGTCTCCTTGAATTTCCTTTAAGTTGCTGATAGAGCTTTATTGACATGaatgaattataaaaaataggCAGATGTAGGTTCAACTTAAATAACCTATGCTTTTCAATAGTATAACTATTTTTGTTAAACAAATTTACCATTGTAATGCACCAACCATAGTgtgaaattaaaaatcaaaaccatAGGTTGAAGATTGTCATGACCTTTCCGTTATTAGTGGAAAGAGTTCTGTGCTTGGAATTGCAAGACTTATTTTGAACCATCCTAAAAAATACTCAAATAGAACTTGTTGGAATTTTAAGTAAAGCACCACAAAACATCTTCCATTCTTTGCACTTAATATCTAATGATAGAAGACACTTAAGATCTGATGACAGAAGACAGAAATGCAGGGGTCATCTTGCAAGCCACTCAGCATCTTTTAGAAGGCTATGATTATACCTTTGGATAGAAAATAGAATTGCAAGAGGGTAATACTATCACCAGGCAATCCACAATACTCCTCTTTCATGAGTTATCCCCATGGAAAGAGGATCCTTTATTAGGGATAAGGTCATGTAGATTGGAAAAGATAAGTACGAAATAGATGAAGACATTTGGTGGATGTATTTCAATAAGTGATAGATGGGGAAACTCATTGAGGTCGAGGGAATGATAAAGTATAAAGAATAACcaaatgaaaagatttgtgaTTGGAAGGCTGTTGGGAGTAAGAAAGGAACCCCACATCTAGAACAGTGAAAGCATTCCTATAGAAAGATTTCCAATAAATGTGCAATAAAATGGCAGCTTGACTGAAGAGAAGAATCTTTCAAAAAATGAAGGGAACTCAAGAAAGTATGAAACAGGGAAAACATGGCCATGAACATGAAAACATCATAAGCAATACTGAGAGGaccaaaacaagaaaaaaaataatgtaattatgCAGTGAGGCTCCGGTCATTAGAAGACTATATGGCTTCCAAATAGAACGACAAATTTGAAAACACAGCCTTCCCAAACATCAGCAGACAGAAATTGTGTAAGTGCCTCTTCAATAAATTTGACAGACTTTTTGTTGCCTTATTACACTAAAATCATCCCAGTTCACATCCGGTAAAGGTAAATTTGCTGCGGAGAAAATGTGCCATGTgtatcacaacaacaacaatgacgAGTTAATCACCAAGAGTAGAGAAAAATCTTATAGTCTTTTATTACCAAGTATTATTATATGTCTGATCTACAAATCCTAAACTAAAACTGAAAACCTCATACATTGAATCAAGCATGATCCTTATCAACCAAGTCATGACTGATGTTCCAAGTCAGTGTTTCACTCCGCTATTTTCCTCTAAACTCCACCAATTTCGAACCTGAACAAAACCCAATTTCAGAATAACTAGcttatattaacaaaaaaaccCTCTATTTTTCGTTCGAGTCTTAGACTATATGTTCctcatttaataaaaaacaatattgAAAGGAAATTGTTTTGAGAAACCACCTCATATTATAGGGTCACCTCAGAAAGCCATTCAAACTAAAATCCTTTGCATAGAACCACATTATATGTTCCTTAAATCATGTCAGAGACTCCTTACCCCACGTCTTAACGAATGGTTTGAAATGCTTAAAGCCTCAAACTATCATTTTATGGTTTATACAATTGATAAATGGAGCATTTCAAGTCATAAATACAGAAGATCATGTTTTGTTAGTATTAACTTAAATAACATTCTCCAAAAGTCACAAAAGTTGCTTCCGCTTAAGCACTGTAAGGGGGTCACATGTATGCAGTCTTCTATTCTTACACGCCTATTTCTCATATTCAAACTTCAAAATGAAATAACAGCACTATCATAAGACTACATGAGTGTTTTCAGgaaattcaaattataattCAACAATGTCTGTGACCATATACAAATTGTAAGCAGGTTAAAAACAAAGATTTATTCATGTTCATATAcaaattgttaattatattaagTGGTTGCCAACACACTAATGCAAGATATTTTCCCACAAGAGACATTTCATCAATATAAGGAATGTTCGAAATCATATGAAAAGTTAAAAGATAGAAATACTCAAAACCATAAAGAGTAAAAGAACTACAGAAGTATTTGAAGTAAATAACCTGAAAACTCCGCTTGCActcatcaagtaaaatcttcAAGTGATTAACCAACTGATGAACCATATGTCTACGGTTCAACAATAAGCATACTGTAATGAATCTAGCAAGAAATCTCAATTGTTTATTTGCTATATTAAGATCTTGTAACAAGCCCTCCTTAAAATATTCCCTTGTCAATATTGCTTCATAGAATACATATGATTCTGACAAATAGCTTGCCTCACTTGTGCGCATATACTGTCCAAAATAAAGCTGAGCAATTCGAGAAGCAATCTCACCAATCTCCCATCGCTTGAGCCCGCCCTCTACTAGTTTTTGTCTATTTTCTTGTTGAAACTTCCATAACTCTGTATAAACTTTGAATACTTTGTAAAAATAAGTGTCAAACCTGCAAAGAGAAAATATATTGCTCCATATCAACAAACAGACCAATGATCCAAATAGCTAAAATTCTTCCAAATATACAGTTTCCTCAATATTTTACTTCCATTTAACCATCATTAAAAAATCCATTCAAAGGTCACAACTAAATAAGATAGACTCTGATAGAGTCATAGGTCAGTCGGTTCATTAGGCTGAACAGCagaataaacttttcatatACATGTTTTTTCCATAGGGCACCAAA
This genomic window contains:
- the LOC130809748 gene encoding uncharacterized protein LOC130809748 isoform X3; protein product: MAQQSSGIPLIEIYWSLVDKADKKFSKIRDLPLYERNRFDTYFYKVFKVYTELWKFQQENRQKLVEGGLKRWEIGEIASRIAQLYFGQYMRTSEASYLSESYVFYEAILTREYFKEGLLQDLNIANKQLRFLARFITVCLLLNRRHMVHQLVNHLKILLDECKRSFQEVNFREWKLVVQEIVKFLKADTNFLNIRPLRYSLVLDPHPDTLPHVVSQNPKRNLKLRDAVLSSYHPNEVKFSEVTLDTYRMLQTLEWEPSGVFYDSVGGSGPNGTTKAIGHSPTQDIFDPTLPANPRKAVLYRPSVTHYIAILASVCDDLPPDGVLLIYLSGCYGSNFIYPSDLLPFTRRPLFIIIDSESSTSFKIISGSEKGEPAAMLLSPWFSPPTSSGEWSWHINGSLFTIFLTAPIQAFCFLLGFSGSDIQMDVFETANELLSSSMNEWGLTLATSGALDPVWAQVYCDPFLRRLLLRFIFCRAVLTFYAPTHKKTEFIPQCLPSLPEYVHPTSPAIESTIIEIANVFNAASSFDFSEKSVPAIVQKSRNHPES
- the LOC130809748 gene encoding uncharacterized protein LOC130809748 isoform X2, which translates into the protein MAQQSSGIPLIEIYWSLVDKADKKFSKIRDLPLYERNRFDTYFYKVFKVYTELWKFQQENRQKLVEGGLKRWEIGEIASRIAQLYFGQYMRTSEASYLSESYVFYEAILTREYFKEGLLQDLNIANKQLRFLARFITVCLLLNRRHMVHQLVNHLKILLDECKRSFQEVNFREWKLVVQEIVKFLKADTNFLNIRPLRYSLVLDPHPDTLPHVVSQNPKRNLKLRDAVLSSYHPNEVKFSEVTLDTYRMLQTLEWEPSGVFYDSVGGSGPNGTTKAIGHSPTQDIFDPTLPANPRKAVLYRPSVTHYIAILASVCDDLPPDGVLLIYLSGKSGPVFSSSSGPVSRLGPDNNVKTPQTFLHETHVTDDLSHLSIPGYEGFFSNHLDCIHIGSRGNEGSNFIYPSDLLPFTRRPLFIIIDSESSTSFKIISGSEKGEPAAMLLSPWFSPPTSSGEWSWHINGSLFTIFLTAPIQAFCFLLGFSGSDIQMDVFETANELLSSSMNEWGLTLATSGALDPVWAQVYCDPFLRRLLLRFIFCRAVLTFYAPTHKKTEFIPQCLPSLPEYVHPTSPAIESTIIEIANVFNAASSFDFSEKSVPAIVQKSRNHPES
- the LOC130810703 gene encoding 17.6 kDa class II heat shock protein-like, whose translation is MEEIMTKINDDHHQNEKILDEAAGDHDHHQGKNMNGGKKNEHKTTLRTPADIYEHPSFYSFILDMPGLDAQNIKVKVENGILHVSGKKKKQMIGEPTNKEGVKVIRIERRRARYMRKFILPDDAFSQDVKATYKDGVLSITVVKNKLSTTIEPIHDHSELNSLLTNVSIS
- the LOC130809748 gene encoding uncharacterized protein LOC130809748 isoform X1, translated to MAQQSSGIPLIEIYWSLVDKADKKFSKIRDLPLYERNRFDTYFYKVFKVYTELWKFQQENRQKLVEGGLKRWEIGEIASRIAQLYFGQYMRTSEASYLSESYVFYEAILTREYFKEGLLQDLNIANKQLRFLARFITVCLLLNRRHMVHQLVNHLKILLDECKRSFQEVNFREWKLVVQEIVKFLKADTNFLNIRPLRYSLVLDPHPDTLPHVVSQNPKRNLKLRDAVLSSYHPNEVKFSEVTLDTYRMLQTLEWEPSGVFYDSVGGSGPNGTTKAIGHSPTQDIFDPTLPANPRKAVLYRPSVTHYIAILASVCDDLPPDGVLLIYLSGCYGKSGPVFSSSSGPVSRLGPDNNVKTPQTFLHETHVTDDLSHLSIPGYEGFFSNHLDCIHIGSRGNEGSNFIYPSDLLPFTRRPLFIIIDSESSTSFKIISGSEKGEPAAMLLSPWFSPPTSSGEWSWHINGSLFTIFLTAPIQAFCFLLGFSGSDIQMDVFETANELLSSSMNEWGLTLATSGALDPVWAQVYCDPFLRRLLLRFIFCRAVLTFYAPTHKKTEFIPQCLPSLPEYVHPTSPAIESTIIEIANVFNAASSFDFSEKSVPAIVQKSRNHPES